A stretch of Mastacembelus armatus chromosome 1, fMasArm1.2, whole genome shotgun sequence DNA encodes these proteins:
- the sp2 gene encoding transcription factor Sp2 isoform X3 produces MSEQQDSMATTVTVSPSEYLQPSTASTQDTQPSPLALLAATCSKIGPPAAQAPVTSPPSQPQPRRLLPIKPAPIAPAPPKNLGFLSAKGNVIQLPAGLGSTAPGNPIVLTIQQSPACTHTSAPTNIQYQVVPQIRGAQTIQVMPQGGQIQLIPGTNQAIITTPMTVPAPAAATAPVTPQKTVAIKPSPKLRKPNNTPANMVQLPGGLRLPLNVATGEVGETQIVTETAAAPPNPGKERRGRKKKVALAAQPPPPPAAQAASPPPEQMETILIEAGDNIIQAGNNLLIVQSPGQPAVVQQVQLVQPKPDSQMVQIPQQALKVVQAASATLPPVPQRQSVPSSLQSTPTEPTPTQILFKTASGEWQSVLLQDSVSTTTTSTTSVATTAATTTTSPPASTRKTLAGGRKERTLAKIAPAGGMIALNPSQLSSATQAVQTISINGVQVQGVPVTITNAGGQQHLTVQTMQGGGLQLAAAQGQPTIQVDQTLTLELPGQPGEKKRRMACTCPNCKDADKRPGEVGKRKHICHVPGCEKTFRKTSLLRAHVRLHTGERPFVCNWVFCGKRFTRSDELQRHARTHTGDKRFECNQCQKRFMRSDHLTKHHKTHLNTKNL; encoded by the exons ATGAGCG aaCAACAGGACAGTATGGCCACCACTGTTACTGTCAGTCCCAGCGAATACCTTCAGCCCTCCACCGCTTCCACACAA GACACCCAGCCCTCTCCCCTGGCCCTTCTGGCTGCCACCTGTAGCAAGATTGGCCCTCCTGCAGCTCAGGCTCCAGTCACCTCTCCTCCATCACAGCCACAGCCCCGCAGGCTCCTCCCCATAAAGCCAGCTCCAATTGCCCCAGCTCCACCCAAAAACCTGGGGTTTCTTTCAGCCAAGGGCAATGTGATCCAGCTCCCTGCTGGCCTGGGCTCTACGGCCCCCGGCAACCCCATTGTCCTCACTATCCAGCAGAGTCCGGCGTGCACCCACACCTCGGCCCCCACCAACATCCAGTACCAGGTGGTGCCACAGATTAGGGGTGCCCAGACGATTCAGGTGATGCCCCAGGGAGGTCAGATCCAGCTCATACCAGGCACCAACCAGGCCATCATCACCACTCCCATGACAGTGCCTGCCCCAGCGGCTGCCACTGCTCCGGTCACACCACAGAAGACTGTAGCCATCAAACCCTCCCCTAAGTTACGGAAGCCAAACAACACTCCTGCAAACATGGTGCAGCTGCCAGGTGGGCTCAGACTACCACTCAATGTGGCAACCGGAGAGGTGGGCGAGACTCAGATCGTCACCGAGACGGCAGCTGCTCCTCCCAATCCAGGAAAGGAACGACgagggagaaagaagaaagtggCTTTGGCTGCTCAGCCTCCgcctcctcctgctgcacaGGCTGCCTCCCCACCCCCAGAACAGATGGAGACCATCCTCATAGAAGCTGGTGACAACATCATACAG GCTGGTAACAATCTCCTGATCGTGCAGAGTCCTGGGCAACCAGCTGTGGTGCAGCAGGTGCAGCTGGTCCAGCCGAAACCAGATTCTCAGATGGTTCAGATCCCCCAGCAGGCCCTGAAGGTGGTGCAAGCCGCCTCTGCCACACTGCCGCCCGTTCCTCAGAGACAGTCAGTGCCCTCGAGCCTGCAGTCCACCCCGACAGAACCTACACCGACACAG ATCCTCTTCAAAACAGCATCGGGTGAGTGGCAGTCAGTTCTGCTCCAAGACTCTGTTTCCACGACAACCACCTCCACCACTTCGGTCGCCACCAccgccgccaccaccaccacctcgcCACCAGCCAGCACCAGGAAAACGCTGGCAGGGGGGCGGAAGGAGAGGACTCTGGCGAAAATTGCCCCAGCGGGGGGGATGATAGCGTTAAATCCGTCTCAGCTGTCGTCAGCAACTCAGGCTGTGCAGACGATCAGCATCAATGGGGTCCAAGTCCAGGGAGTTCCTGTCACCATCACCAATGCAGGGG gcCAGCAGCACCTCACGGTGCAGACGATGCAGGGTGGGGGGCTCCAGCTGGCAGCAGCACAGGGCCAGCCCACCATTCAGGTAGACCAGACCCTGACTCTAGAGCTGCCTGGCCAACCAGGAGAGAAGAAGCGACGCATGGCCTGCACCTGCCCCAACTGTAAAGACGCAGATAAGAG gccCGGCGAGGTGGGGAAGAGAAAGCACATCTGCCACGTCCCCGGCTGTGAGAAGACCTTCAGGAAAACGTCTCTGCTCAGAGCTCACGTCCGGCTGCACACCGGAGAGAGGCCCTTCGTCTGCAACTGGGTGTTCTGTGGGAAACGCTTCACACGCAGCGACGAGCTGCAGCGGCACgccaggacacacacag gagaCAAGCGCTTTGAGTGCAACCAGTGTCAGAAACGCTTCATGAGGAGTGACCACCTGACAAAGCATCACAAGACTCACTTAAACACCAAGAACCTGTGA
- the sp2 gene encoding transcription factor Sp2 isoform X4, which translates to MATTVTVSPSEYLQPSTASTQDTQPSPLALLAATCSKIGPPAAQAPVTSPPSQPQPRRLLPIKPAPIAPAPPKNLGFLSAKGNVIQLPAGLGSTAPGNPIVLTIQQSPACTHTSAPTNIQYQVVPQIRGAQTIQVMPQGGQIQLIPGTNQAIITTPMTVPAPAAATAPVTPQKTVAIKPSPKLRKPNNTPANMVQLPGGLRLPLNVATGEVGETQIVTETAAAPPNPGKERRGRKKKVALAAQPPPPPAAQAASPPPEQMETILIEAGDNIIQAGNNLLIVQSPGQPAVVQQVQLVQPKPDSQMVQIPQQALKVVQAASATLPPVPQRQSVPSSLQSTPTEPTPTQILFKTASGEWQSVLLQDSVSTTTTSTTSVATTAATTTTSPPASTRKTLAGGRKERTLAKIAPAGGMIALNPSQLSSATQAVQTISINGVQVQGVPVTITNAGGQQHLTVQTMQGGGLQLAAAQGQPTIQVDQTLTLELPGQPGEKKRRMACTCPNCKDADKRPGEVGKRKHICHVPGCEKTFRKTSLLRAHVRLHTGERPFVCNWVFCGKRFTRSDELQRHARTHTGDKRFECNQCQKRFMRSDHLTKHHKTHLNTKNL; encoded by the exons ATGGCCACCACTGTTACTGTCAGTCCCAGCGAATACCTTCAGCCCTCCACCGCTTCCACACAA GACACCCAGCCCTCTCCCCTGGCCCTTCTGGCTGCCACCTGTAGCAAGATTGGCCCTCCTGCAGCTCAGGCTCCAGTCACCTCTCCTCCATCACAGCCACAGCCCCGCAGGCTCCTCCCCATAAAGCCAGCTCCAATTGCCCCAGCTCCACCCAAAAACCTGGGGTTTCTTTCAGCCAAGGGCAATGTGATCCAGCTCCCTGCTGGCCTGGGCTCTACGGCCCCCGGCAACCCCATTGTCCTCACTATCCAGCAGAGTCCGGCGTGCACCCACACCTCGGCCCCCACCAACATCCAGTACCAGGTGGTGCCACAGATTAGGGGTGCCCAGACGATTCAGGTGATGCCCCAGGGAGGTCAGATCCAGCTCATACCAGGCACCAACCAGGCCATCATCACCACTCCCATGACAGTGCCTGCCCCAGCGGCTGCCACTGCTCCGGTCACACCACAGAAGACTGTAGCCATCAAACCCTCCCCTAAGTTACGGAAGCCAAACAACACTCCTGCAAACATGGTGCAGCTGCCAGGTGGGCTCAGACTACCACTCAATGTGGCAACCGGAGAGGTGGGCGAGACTCAGATCGTCACCGAGACGGCAGCTGCTCCTCCCAATCCAGGAAAGGAACGACgagggagaaagaagaaagtggCTTTGGCTGCTCAGCCTCCgcctcctcctgctgcacaGGCTGCCTCCCCACCCCCAGAACAGATGGAGACCATCCTCATAGAAGCTGGTGACAACATCATACAG GCTGGTAACAATCTCCTGATCGTGCAGAGTCCTGGGCAACCAGCTGTGGTGCAGCAGGTGCAGCTGGTCCAGCCGAAACCAGATTCTCAGATGGTTCAGATCCCCCAGCAGGCCCTGAAGGTGGTGCAAGCCGCCTCTGCCACACTGCCGCCCGTTCCTCAGAGACAGTCAGTGCCCTCGAGCCTGCAGTCCACCCCGACAGAACCTACACCGACACAG ATCCTCTTCAAAACAGCATCGGGTGAGTGGCAGTCAGTTCTGCTCCAAGACTCTGTTTCCACGACAACCACCTCCACCACTTCGGTCGCCACCAccgccgccaccaccaccacctcgcCACCAGCCAGCACCAGGAAAACGCTGGCAGGGGGGCGGAAGGAGAGGACTCTGGCGAAAATTGCCCCAGCGGGGGGGATGATAGCGTTAAATCCGTCTCAGCTGTCGTCAGCAACTCAGGCTGTGCAGACGATCAGCATCAATGGGGTCCAAGTCCAGGGAGTTCCTGTCACCATCACCAATGCAGGGG gcCAGCAGCACCTCACGGTGCAGACGATGCAGGGTGGGGGGCTCCAGCTGGCAGCAGCACAGGGCCAGCCCACCATTCAGGTAGACCAGACCCTGACTCTAGAGCTGCCTGGCCAACCAGGAGAGAAGAAGCGACGCATGGCCTGCACCTGCCCCAACTGTAAAGACGCAGATAAGAG gccCGGCGAGGTGGGGAAGAGAAAGCACATCTGCCACGTCCCCGGCTGTGAGAAGACCTTCAGGAAAACGTCTCTGCTCAGAGCTCACGTCCGGCTGCACACCGGAGAGAGGCCCTTCGTCTGCAACTGGGTGTTCTGTGGGAAACGCTTCACACGCAGCGACGAGCTGCAGCGGCACgccaggacacacacag gagaCAAGCGCTTTGAGTGCAACCAGTGTCAGAAACGCTTCATGAGGAGTGACCACCTGACAAAGCATCACAAGACTCACTTAAACACCAAGAACCTGTGA
- the sp2 gene encoding transcription factor Sp2 isoform X1, with protein MSEQQDSMATTVTVSPSEYLQPSTASTQLEDHTYGPERGTKASQDTQPSPLALLAATCSKIGPPAAQAPVTSPPSQPQPRRLLPIKPAPIAPAPPKNLGFLSAKGNVIQLPAGLGSTAPGNPIVLTIQQSPACTHTSAPTNIQYQVVPQIRGAQTIQVMPQGGQIQLIPGTNQAIITTPMTVPAPAAATAPVTPQKTVAIKPSPKLRKPNNTPANMVQLPGGLRLPLNVATGEVGETQIVTETAAAPPNPGKERRGRKKKVALAAQPPPPPAAQAASPPPEQMETILIEAGDNIIQAGNNLLIVQSPGQPAVVQQVQLVQPKPDSQMVQIPQQALKVVQAASATLPPVPQRQSVPSSLQSTPTEPTPTQILFKTASGEWQSVLLQDSVSTTTTSTTSVATTAATTTTSPPASTRKTLAGGRKERTLAKIAPAGGMIALNPSQLSSATQAVQTISINGVQVQGVPVTITNAGGQQHLTVQTMQGGGLQLAAAQGQPTIQVDQTLTLELPGQPGEKKRRMACTCPNCKDADKRPGEVGKRKHICHVPGCEKTFRKTSLLRAHVRLHTGERPFVCNWVFCGKRFTRSDELQRHARTHTGDKRFECNQCQKRFMRSDHLTKHHKTHLNTKNL; from the exons ATGAGCG aaCAACAGGACAGTATGGCCACCACTGTTACTGTCAGTCCCAGCGAATACCTTCAGCCCTCCACCGCTTCCACACAA CTTGAGGATCACACATATGGACCAGAGAGGGGCACAAAAGCTTCGCAG GACACCCAGCCCTCTCCCCTGGCCCTTCTGGCTGCCACCTGTAGCAAGATTGGCCCTCCTGCAGCTCAGGCTCCAGTCACCTCTCCTCCATCACAGCCACAGCCCCGCAGGCTCCTCCCCATAAAGCCAGCTCCAATTGCCCCAGCTCCACCCAAAAACCTGGGGTTTCTTTCAGCCAAGGGCAATGTGATCCAGCTCCCTGCTGGCCTGGGCTCTACGGCCCCCGGCAACCCCATTGTCCTCACTATCCAGCAGAGTCCGGCGTGCACCCACACCTCGGCCCCCACCAACATCCAGTACCAGGTGGTGCCACAGATTAGGGGTGCCCAGACGATTCAGGTGATGCCCCAGGGAGGTCAGATCCAGCTCATACCAGGCACCAACCAGGCCATCATCACCACTCCCATGACAGTGCCTGCCCCAGCGGCTGCCACTGCTCCGGTCACACCACAGAAGACTGTAGCCATCAAACCCTCCCCTAAGTTACGGAAGCCAAACAACACTCCTGCAAACATGGTGCAGCTGCCAGGTGGGCTCAGACTACCACTCAATGTGGCAACCGGAGAGGTGGGCGAGACTCAGATCGTCACCGAGACGGCAGCTGCTCCTCCCAATCCAGGAAAGGAACGACgagggagaaagaagaaagtggCTTTGGCTGCTCAGCCTCCgcctcctcctgctgcacaGGCTGCCTCCCCACCCCCAGAACAGATGGAGACCATCCTCATAGAAGCTGGTGACAACATCATACAG GCTGGTAACAATCTCCTGATCGTGCAGAGTCCTGGGCAACCAGCTGTGGTGCAGCAGGTGCAGCTGGTCCAGCCGAAACCAGATTCTCAGATGGTTCAGATCCCCCAGCAGGCCCTGAAGGTGGTGCAAGCCGCCTCTGCCACACTGCCGCCCGTTCCTCAGAGACAGTCAGTGCCCTCGAGCCTGCAGTCCACCCCGACAGAACCTACACCGACACAG ATCCTCTTCAAAACAGCATCGGGTGAGTGGCAGTCAGTTCTGCTCCAAGACTCTGTTTCCACGACAACCACCTCCACCACTTCGGTCGCCACCAccgccgccaccaccaccacctcgcCACCAGCCAGCACCAGGAAAACGCTGGCAGGGGGGCGGAAGGAGAGGACTCTGGCGAAAATTGCCCCAGCGGGGGGGATGATAGCGTTAAATCCGTCTCAGCTGTCGTCAGCAACTCAGGCTGTGCAGACGATCAGCATCAATGGGGTCCAAGTCCAGGGAGTTCCTGTCACCATCACCAATGCAGGGG gcCAGCAGCACCTCACGGTGCAGACGATGCAGGGTGGGGGGCTCCAGCTGGCAGCAGCACAGGGCCAGCCCACCATTCAGGTAGACCAGACCCTGACTCTAGAGCTGCCTGGCCAACCAGGAGAGAAGAAGCGACGCATGGCCTGCACCTGCCCCAACTGTAAAGACGCAGATAAGAG gccCGGCGAGGTGGGGAAGAGAAAGCACATCTGCCACGTCCCCGGCTGTGAGAAGACCTTCAGGAAAACGTCTCTGCTCAGAGCTCACGTCCGGCTGCACACCGGAGAGAGGCCCTTCGTCTGCAACTGGGTGTTCTGTGGGAAACGCTTCACACGCAGCGACGAGCTGCAGCGGCACgccaggacacacacag gagaCAAGCGCTTTGAGTGCAACCAGTGTCAGAAACGCTTCATGAGGAGTGACCACCTGACAAAGCATCACAAGACTCACTTAAACACCAAGAACCTGTGA
- the sp2 gene encoding transcription factor Sp2 isoform X5, whose amino-acid sequence MSEQQDSMATTVTVSPSEYLQPSTASTQLEDHTYGPERGTKASQDTQPSPLALLAATCSKIGPPAAQAPVTSPPSQPQPRRLLPIKPAPIAPAPPKNLGFLSAKGNVIQLPAGLGSTAPGNPIVLTIQQSPACTHTSAPTNIQYQVVPQIRGAQTIQVMPQGGQIQLIPGTNQAIITTPMTVPAPAAATAPVTPQKTVAIKPSPKLRKPNNTPANMVQLPGGLRLPLNVATGEVGETQIVTETAAAPPNPGKERRGRKKKVALAAQPPPPPAAQAASPPPEQMETILIEAGDNIIQAGNNLLIVQSPGQPAVVQQVQLVQPKPDSQMVQIPQQALKVVQAASATLPPVPQRQSVPSSLQSTPTEPTPTQILFKTASGEWQSVLLQDSVSTTTTSTTSVATTAATTTTSPPASTRKTLAGGRKERTLAKIAPAGGMIALNPSQLSSATQAVQTISINGVQVQGVPVTITNAGGQQHLTVQTMQGGGLQLAAAQGQPTIQVDQTLTLELPGQPGEKKRRMACTCPNCKDADKRKDSDWEPEVKKKAQLHHRLINTFCSSTSGHHHHHHCFHLHLPHSTRFWKADG is encoded by the exons ATGAGCG aaCAACAGGACAGTATGGCCACCACTGTTACTGTCAGTCCCAGCGAATACCTTCAGCCCTCCACCGCTTCCACACAA CTTGAGGATCACACATATGGACCAGAGAGGGGCACAAAAGCTTCGCAG GACACCCAGCCCTCTCCCCTGGCCCTTCTGGCTGCCACCTGTAGCAAGATTGGCCCTCCTGCAGCTCAGGCTCCAGTCACCTCTCCTCCATCACAGCCACAGCCCCGCAGGCTCCTCCCCATAAAGCCAGCTCCAATTGCCCCAGCTCCACCCAAAAACCTGGGGTTTCTTTCAGCCAAGGGCAATGTGATCCAGCTCCCTGCTGGCCTGGGCTCTACGGCCCCCGGCAACCCCATTGTCCTCACTATCCAGCAGAGTCCGGCGTGCACCCACACCTCGGCCCCCACCAACATCCAGTACCAGGTGGTGCCACAGATTAGGGGTGCCCAGACGATTCAGGTGATGCCCCAGGGAGGTCAGATCCAGCTCATACCAGGCACCAACCAGGCCATCATCACCACTCCCATGACAGTGCCTGCCCCAGCGGCTGCCACTGCTCCGGTCACACCACAGAAGACTGTAGCCATCAAACCCTCCCCTAAGTTACGGAAGCCAAACAACACTCCTGCAAACATGGTGCAGCTGCCAGGTGGGCTCAGACTACCACTCAATGTGGCAACCGGAGAGGTGGGCGAGACTCAGATCGTCACCGAGACGGCAGCTGCTCCTCCCAATCCAGGAAAGGAACGACgagggagaaagaagaaagtggCTTTGGCTGCTCAGCCTCCgcctcctcctgctgcacaGGCTGCCTCCCCACCCCCAGAACAGATGGAGACCATCCTCATAGAAGCTGGTGACAACATCATACAG GCTGGTAACAATCTCCTGATCGTGCAGAGTCCTGGGCAACCAGCTGTGGTGCAGCAGGTGCAGCTGGTCCAGCCGAAACCAGATTCTCAGATGGTTCAGATCCCCCAGCAGGCCCTGAAGGTGGTGCAAGCCGCCTCTGCCACACTGCCGCCCGTTCCTCAGAGACAGTCAGTGCCCTCGAGCCTGCAGTCCACCCCGACAGAACCTACACCGACACAG ATCCTCTTCAAAACAGCATCGGGTGAGTGGCAGTCAGTTCTGCTCCAAGACTCTGTTTCCACGACAACCACCTCCACCACTTCGGTCGCCACCAccgccgccaccaccaccacctcgcCACCAGCCAGCACCAGGAAAACGCTGGCAGGGGGGCGGAAGGAGAGGACTCTGGCGAAAATTGCCCCAGCGGGGGGGATGATAGCGTTAAATCCGTCTCAGCTGTCGTCAGCAACTCAGGCTGTGCAGACGATCAGCATCAATGGGGTCCAAGTCCAGGGAGTTCCTGTCACCATCACCAATGCAGGGG gcCAGCAGCACCTCACGGTGCAGACGATGCAGGGTGGGGGGCTCCAGCTGGCAGCAGCACAGGGCCAGCCCACCATTCAGGTAGACCAGACCCTGACTCTAGAGCTGCCTGGCCAACCAGGAGAGAAGAAGCGACGCATGGCCTGCACCTGCCCCAACTGTAAAGACGCAGATAAGAG aaaagacagtgaCTGGGAGCCTGAGGTGAAAAAAAAGGCACAGCTCCACCACCGGCTCATCAACACCTTCTGTTCCTCCACCTCtggccaccaccaccaccaccactgcttccacctccaccttccCCATTCAACAAGGTTTTGGAAGGCAGATGGGTAG
- the sp2 gene encoding transcription factor Sp2 isoform X2: MATTVTVSPSEYLQPSTASTQLEDHTYGPERGTKASQDTQPSPLALLAATCSKIGPPAAQAPVTSPPSQPQPRRLLPIKPAPIAPAPPKNLGFLSAKGNVIQLPAGLGSTAPGNPIVLTIQQSPACTHTSAPTNIQYQVVPQIRGAQTIQVMPQGGQIQLIPGTNQAIITTPMTVPAPAAATAPVTPQKTVAIKPSPKLRKPNNTPANMVQLPGGLRLPLNVATGEVGETQIVTETAAAPPNPGKERRGRKKKVALAAQPPPPPAAQAASPPPEQMETILIEAGDNIIQAGNNLLIVQSPGQPAVVQQVQLVQPKPDSQMVQIPQQALKVVQAASATLPPVPQRQSVPSSLQSTPTEPTPTQILFKTASGEWQSVLLQDSVSTTTTSTTSVATTAATTTTSPPASTRKTLAGGRKERTLAKIAPAGGMIALNPSQLSSATQAVQTISINGVQVQGVPVTITNAGGQQHLTVQTMQGGGLQLAAAQGQPTIQVDQTLTLELPGQPGEKKRRMACTCPNCKDADKRPGEVGKRKHICHVPGCEKTFRKTSLLRAHVRLHTGERPFVCNWVFCGKRFTRSDELQRHARTHTGDKRFECNQCQKRFMRSDHLTKHHKTHLNTKNL; encoded by the exons ATGGCCACCACTGTTACTGTCAGTCCCAGCGAATACCTTCAGCCCTCCACCGCTTCCACACAA CTTGAGGATCACACATATGGACCAGAGAGGGGCACAAAAGCTTCGCAG GACACCCAGCCCTCTCCCCTGGCCCTTCTGGCTGCCACCTGTAGCAAGATTGGCCCTCCTGCAGCTCAGGCTCCAGTCACCTCTCCTCCATCACAGCCACAGCCCCGCAGGCTCCTCCCCATAAAGCCAGCTCCAATTGCCCCAGCTCCACCCAAAAACCTGGGGTTTCTTTCAGCCAAGGGCAATGTGATCCAGCTCCCTGCTGGCCTGGGCTCTACGGCCCCCGGCAACCCCATTGTCCTCACTATCCAGCAGAGTCCGGCGTGCACCCACACCTCGGCCCCCACCAACATCCAGTACCAGGTGGTGCCACAGATTAGGGGTGCCCAGACGATTCAGGTGATGCCCCAGGGAGGTCAGATCCAGCTCATACCAGGCACCAACCAGGCCATCATCACCACTCCCATGACAGTGCCTGCCCCAGCGGCTGCCACTGCTCCGGTCACACCACAGAAGACTGTAGCCATCAAACCCTCCCCTAAGTTACGGAAGCCAAACAACACTCCTGCAAACATGGTGCAGCTGCCAGGTGGGCTCAGACTACCACTCAATGTGGCAACCGGAGAGGTGGGCGAGACTCAGATCGTCACCGAGACGGCAGCTGCTCCTCCCAATCCAGGAAAGGAACGACgagggagaaagaagaaagtggCTTTGGCTGCTCAGCCTCCgcctcctcctgctgcacaGGCTGCCTCCCCACCCCCAGAACAGATGGAGACCATCCTCATAGAAGCTGGTGACAACATCATACAG GCTGGTAACAATCTCCTGATCGTGCAGAGTCCTGGGCAACCAGCTGTGGTGCAGCAGGTGCAGCTGGTCCAGCCGAAACCAGATTCTCAGATGGTTCAGATCCCCCAGCAGGCCCTGAAGGTGGTGCAAGCCGCCTCTGCCACACTGCCGCCCGTTCCTCAGAGACAGTCAGTGCCCTCGAGCCTGCAGTCCACCCCGACAGAACCTACACCGACACAG ATCCTCTTCAAAACAGCATCGGGTGAGTGGCAGTCAGTTCTGCTCCAAGACTCTGTTTCCACGACAACCACCTCCACCACTTCGGTCGCCACCAccgccgccaccaccaccacctcgcCACCAGCCAGCACCAGGAAAACGCTGGCAGGGGGGCGGAAGGAGAGGACTCTGGCGAAAATTGCCCCAGCGGGGGGGATGATAGCGTTAAATCCGTCTCAGCTGTCGTCAGCAACTCAGGCTGTGCAGACGATCAGCATCAATGGGGTCCAAGTCCAGGGAGTTCCTGTCACCATCACCAATGCAGGGG gcCAGCAGCACCTCACGGTGCAGACGATGCAGGGTGGGGGGCTCCAGCTGGCAGCAGCACAGGGCCAGCCCACCATTCAGGTAGACCAGACCCTGACTCTAGAGCTGCCTGGCCAACCAGGAGAGAAGAAGCGACGCATGGCCTGCACCTGCCCCAACTGTAAAGACGCAGATAAGAG gccCGGCGAGGTGGGGAAGAGAAAGCACATCTGCCACGTCCCCGGCTGTGAGAAGACCTTCAGGAAAACGTCTCTGCTCAGAGCTCACGTCCGGCTGCACACCGGAGAGAGGCCCTTCGTCTGCAACTGGGTGTTCTGTGGGAAACGCTTCACACGCAGCGACGAGCTGCAGCGGCACgccaggacacacacag gagaCAAGCGCTTTGAGTGCAACCAGTGTCAGAAACGCTTCATGAGGAGTGACCACCTGACAAAGCATCACAAGACTCACTTAAACACCAAGAACCTGTGA